The DNA window CTAATCGAAGAAAATGTTATTTGATAGAAGTTACAGACCCCTAAAACAAGCCGATCATCCTCGGTTTGTTTTTTTCTTTGGACTGTTTCCGGTCATTCCCGTATAATGAAGTCTATGGATGCGTACGGGTGAATTTTAGGAGGAAATAAATTGAGTAAAATTAAAAATGAAGTAATAAGAGTTATCCCTTTAGGCGGCGTCGGCGAAATCGGCAAAGCAATGTATGTAATAGAAATTGATGAAGATTTATTTGTTGTAGATAGCGGATTGATGTTCCCAGAAGATGAGATGCTGGGTGTTGACATCGTCATTCCGGATATGACATTCCTAGAAGAGAACAAAGACCGTGTAAAGGGAGTTTTTCTGACTCACGGTCATGAAGATGCGATTGGATCAATCGCTTATCTAATGAAAAAGATTCAAGCACCAGTTTATGGATCGAAATTAACAATTGCGTTAGCTAAAGAACATATTAAAGAACAAGGCTCTTTAAAACATGTGAAGTTTTTTGAAGTGACCAATAAAAGCCGGATGAACTTTGATAAAACACATGTAACGTTTTTCCATACGACACATAGTATTCCTGATGCACTTGGAATCGTCTTCCACACATCAGAAGGTGCCATTGTGCATACGGGTGAATTTAAATTTGATCAGTCGGCTAAAGGAAGTTACAAGCCAGATATCGCAAAAATGGCGAAACTTGGAGAAGACGGCGTTTTAATGCTGTTGTCTGATTCAACTGAAGCTGAGCGTCCAGGGTACACAACTTCTGAAATCGTGGTTGCTGATCATATTTTATCAGCATTCCTAGCTGCAGAAGGGCGTGTACTGGTATCTCTGTATTCATCAAACTTTATTCGTATTCAGCAAGTATTTGATAGCGCAGCAACTACAGGTAAAAAAGTAGCGGTAGCTGGTAGAAGTCTTGAAAATAGTTATGAAGTTGGATTGCGTCTTGGCTATTTGACCGTTCATGAAGATGTTGTAATCTCCTTAAAAGATTTGGAAAACTACCGTGATGACGAAGTTGTGATTATCGTTACAGGTAACCAAGGCGAACCACTGGAAGCCTTGGACAAAATGGTTCGTAAACAACACAAAGACGTTAAAATTAAAGAAACCGACACAGTATTAATTACATTCACACCATCACCCGGTATGGAAGTTCCTATGTTCCAAACAATGAACAAACTGGCAAAAGCCGGTGCAAACGTATTAACTGCAAGTAAGAAAGTCCACGTCTCAGGACATGGTAGTCAAGAAGACTTGAAAATGATGCTCAATATGATGAAGCCTAAGTATTTCATTCCGATTCAAGGTGAATACAAAATGCTAATCGCGCACTCTAAATTAGCTCAACAAGTTGGGTTGCATAAGTCTGAGATCTTTATTGCTGACAAAGGGGACATCGTCGAATACAAAGGCGGCAAAGTTCGGATGAGTGGACGTG is part of the Planococcus kocurii genome and encodes:
- a CDS encoding ribonuclease J, coding for MSKIKNEVIRVIPLGGVGEIGKAMYVIEIDEDLFVVDSGLMFPEDEMLGVDIVIPDMTFLEENKDRVKGVFLTHGHEDAIGSIAYLMKKIQAPVYGSKLTIALAKEHIKEQGSLKHVKFFEVTNKSRMNFDKTHVTFFHTTHSIPDALGIVFHTSEGAIVHTGEFKFDQSAKGSYKPDIAKMAKLGEDGVLMLLSDSTEAERPGYTTSEIVVADHILSAFLAAEGRVLVSLYSSNFIRIQQVFDSAATTGKKVAVAGRSLENSYEVGLRLGYLTVHEDVVISLKDLENYRDDEVVIIVTGNQGEPLEALDKMVRKQHKDVKIKETDTVLITFTPSPGMEVPMFQTMNKLAKAGANVLTASKKVHVSGHGSQEDLKMMLNMMKPKYFIPIQGEYKMLIAHSKLAQQVGLHKSEIFIADKGDIVEYKGGKVRMSGRVTAGNVLIDGIGIGDVGNIVLRDRKLLSQDGIFIVVVTLNRKEKKIASGPEMISRGFVYVRESEELMEESTRLVRKVVEKYVTRDAFEWNNIKQEIRDTLNSYLFQQTKRRPMIIPIIMEY